The Hordeum vulgare subsp. vulgare chromosome 4H, MorexV3_pseudomolecules_assembly, whole genome shotgun sequence genomic interval tgcatttgcattcaaatgcaaattataaataatgcacaaatttagggggagctcttgcttttcacatacttctcagaacatcgatgctaatcattggttatatcttttgtcgaagatttgatctctatgttgtcatcaattaccaaaaagggggagattgaaagcacaattgctccctaaggtggttttgataattgataataacatatgcatcattggactaatgatcttatccaagtatatttcagaaaatttcaaagatgccttggttataggattgtgaggagaaaccccttgatgcaaggaaggaataggactggctcaagcttcaagcaagaagactctacattttacatttgtgagaaatcactttgagtctataggaaatccaatactattaaatgggggtgaggtgttatgatgaattggttactcaagtgcttagagatagccaccaaaaatactcaactatACTCGCACAAAATATATTTGTCCAAAGCCAAacgagcaaaatcggtgccaccaacaatttccactaggccctaccaattttacacttagacagatgcTAAGCAAaaccaccatctcggtaccaccaacattcactTCGGTGCCACCGACATCAGTGAACAACTCTCTGGTGTCTCAAGtttcaaaatcggaatttccgagtttggaatctgtctcaccgagatttgtaatctggtctaggtcattgtatcggtaccaccgagattcatgtaTCGGTCTCacagagaattcaaaagttgccacatttagtgtaactcggtaccaccgagattcttttcggtgtcatcgagttgggcaataatgttgtaacggttggattttaggGGATGCTTATATATACCCCATCAACTACCTCTCAGTCGTAGAgcaagcactcataacacacttacaatttccatatccatttttttgagagagagccacctactcatgtgttgagatcaagatattccaatccaaccacttgaaacttgatctctagcctccccaagttgcttttcacaaaatcaatctctcctacccatgccaaatctgtgagagagtgattgagtgttgatgagactatcttttgaagcacaagagcaatgagttcatcgttctaccacatctattaccttttaggggatggtgcctcctagattggttaggtgtttcttgggagcctcctacttcgtgttgtggagttgaaccgagAAGTTTgtgagggcaaggagatcgcctacttcatgaagatctgccatgagtgaggctagtccttcatggacgtaagccatggtggaatagacaaggccgcttcttcgtggaccccttgtgggtggagcccttcatggactctcgtagccgttaccctccgtgggttgaagtctccactagcgtggacgtacgatagcaccacctatcggaaccacgccaaaaatcgccgtgccaatctttgcgtttgatcttcctaccctTCCCTctgcattacatttgcatgtatttactttccgctgctatactcttagatgtgcatatgTAGGCtgaacttgacttgttataattgctaaaaccggcccacaactaaaattgagaaaaggccaagtttttatttggtcaagtagtctaatcgccCCCCTCTCGACATACTCCGGATCCTACATGATGCTAAGAGATGACTCTTTATCATGCATGAGAAGTTATCTGCAGATGAGTTCATCACTTTCGTGGTTACCCTGTGGGCCTTATGGGGAGCTCGGCGCAAAGCAATTTATGAAAATATATACCAGAGCCCAGCATCGATCAATAGCTTCGTGCAGTCATATCTGAATGAACTGAGATACATCAAACCAACTCTAGAACTACCGCAGTCTACAACCTCGGAGAGGCTGGCGCGCTGGATTGCTCCGCCACCACGTCttgtgaaaatcaatgtggacacTGTTGTAGGGAGAGGAGGCTCTTACGGAGCTATTGGGGCTGTTTGCGGGGATGGGAGTTTCCTCGGGGCGTCAACATTGGTGTTTCCTACAATCCAGCTACGCTAGGATTACTAGCAATTAGAGAAGCTTTTTTCCTTAGCACATGATTTCTGTGAGAACAAAATTTAGGTGACTTAGGATTGCAAAGTGGTTATAGATCCGGCTGTTTACGAAGTGATtctacatgaaatcatacatcgtCAATCTCTTTCTAATTCATGTAATACTAGTCACGAGTCTAGGAGCTCGAATTTTGAAGCTCACAAGCTTGCGAGGCATGCTTTATCCCTAGGGGCTGACCGCTATGTTTGGTTAGGTGAGTCCAATGATCTTGATTTTGTCCCTGTAAACATTATCACGATTGAATAAAAAAACCAGAGTTTgtctaaaataaataaataaatacacgTTAGCGAGAAGGTCCTTTTAAAAGAAAAAATCCCGTGTTATCGAGTACACTAGTATGGAAAAGTCGTCTGCTCGTCGGACAGCGCAGCAGCCGGAGCAAGAGAGGTGGGTTTCTGCCAGACAGACGAGAGCGCATCCAGAAAGAAGAGAGAGTGCTGAGCTGCAGCATCCATGGAGACTAGCGCCGCCGGCGCCGGccgactaggaggaggaggaggcggcggcaaggGCGGCGAGGCGAAGCAGCTAAACGTGGGGGGCAAACTCTTCGCCCTGGAGGcaagctccctctccctctccctcgatcTCGACCCCTACCCAACCCCAACTTTCGTGGACCGCGACCCCGCGCTCCTCTCCGCGATCCTCTCCGCCATccgcgccccctcctccccgccggccttCCCCGCCCGGGTCCTCCTCGACGAGGCCGTCTTCTACGGCCTCCACGCCCAGCTCCTCGCCGCGCTCTCCCCTCCGCCCCTCCTCGGCTTCTCCGCGTCCCTAGCGTCCACCCTGTCCCCCGCCTCCGAGCCCTTCCCCACCGCCATCGCCGCGCACCACGACGGCTCCCTCTGCCTCGCCCACGGCGCCGGCCAGCTCACCTACTACTCCCCGGCGCTGGACCATCTCACCACCTTCCGAACCCACCTCCACCGCGCCACCTCCCTCAGGCTGCTGCCCTCCAGCCTCGCCGTCGTCGGGTCCAGCTCCTCCCCGGGTCTCCATGTGTACGACCTCCTCGAAGGCTGGCACGTCGCCTCCGTTGAATGGTCGGACCCGACCGACCTACGCGTCCTCAAAGCGAAGGTCATCACCATCGCCGCCCGTCCTCCTGCTGATGCCGCCGACACAAATTCGCCGATCCTCGCTACATTCGAGTGCCCACACCGGGAGAACTGCATCCTGGCGATCGACCCCGTAACTCTGAAGCCCATACAAGAGATTGGCCGGCAAAGTGGGAGTGCGGCCAAGTCATCTTCGCCGGATCGACTAGTGCACCTGCAGGAGCTTGGGCTGGTGTTTGCTTCATCAGTGTCCTCAGGGGCATTTGGCTATTCTGGGTACATGAGGCTGTGGGACATTCGATCTGGGAATGTGGTCTGGGAGACCAGCGAGCCAGGGGGGTCTGGAAGAAGCAGCAGATTTGGAGATCCATTTTCAGATGCAGATGTGGACGTGAAGCAGCTGATGCTCTACAAGGTGTGCTCAAAATCAGGAGATATTGGAGTTGCAGACCTGAGGCGCCTCGATAACGACCCTTGGGTGTACATGTCATCAGGACCAAAGGGGAGTGGAGGGGGTCATGGCAGTGTTCTGCATTGCTACAAGTCCCAGGTGTTTGTCAGCCGGAAGGATGGATTGGAGGTTTGGTCCAGACTGGAAGAACAACGAAATGACACATGCAATTTGCTGGAGCAAACGGGAGCAAAGGAGACACTTGACAGAaaaggaattaatgaaaatagctTCAGAAGCAGCTATGTGGATACCGAAGAGTACTCTAAGCGTGGAATGATAGAGATGATGGAAGGTGGCGGAGACCGCTTATTTGTGACCAGAGAAGACATGCCAGTTGTGGAAGTGTGGGAGAGTTCCCGGCTAGCTGGTGCTATCTCTCTAGCATAGCAGTTTTTCCTTGCATACAGGATGACGATCATGTTCTCTTTGTCCAGTTGAGACATAAATTCAGTTCTGGGAATATGGCTCTTCTTGTGTTCCATACTTCCAAAATTTGATGTGGTAACATTACCTTTTCTTGCCTCTACAGATGCATTCAGTGTGAGCAAAATGTCTTAGACTGAAGTAACCCTCTCTGGCATAAGCATATTTTTCTAACCCCTTAGCCTTAGCACGGAgagcttttatttatttatttacaatatcattatccaataAGTCCCCAGCACCCTAAATATAGTGCAATGTTGTGATTCAGCATACTATGTGATTGTCCTGACAGGGCATCATCGGTTCAGGCCAACTTATCAGTTACAGTGCCATTTTATCTTTTAAAATGGTAAAAGAACTATATATTGCTGATAGCAAAATTATCTCTGCATCTCTTTCTCTTATAGAGTTTGTAGATCATGACTTCCAAAATTATACATTGTGCGAAATTGTAAGTTCGTAACTCAGAAACTTGATATCAGATTTCAAATATTACTGATTCGCTCTTCCAATGTACCTCGTCCTATCCAAAATGCAAGTATTTTAGGACACTGACACTGCTTCGAGATGGTACTTAGACAACCACTATCTGTAAAAACATGTTGATGGCTTCCATGCTCCGTTGGATGATTTGACAATATCACAGTATCAAGCTAGTAATATAATTTGATGTTTTGGATGCTAGTTACACTCTTTTTATAGATAACTTGGAAATGTTTGACTGCTAAAAATACCAACAGGACTTACATTTTGGATCAGAGATAATACCCGGTCTTTCTTTGCAAAAATCTATTGAGTAGTACCAGTAGTATTTGTCTATTTTGTCAATTATCTGTTCTGTTCTATTCCCTCTGTTCCTCAATAATTGTTGTTGGGGATaaatacaattatttaggtatagAGGGAGTACAACACTGCCCAAGTGATTTACCTTTCTTTTACGAAGAAGTGATTTACTTTTCCAGTGCAAACCTACAAAACTAAGCTTGGGACGCGATGAAGGCTAATGGTACTAAATTGTAACCAATTTTGGTCCACCTTGTAGTCAAACGATCTATATAATCATTGTATAGAACATGCCCTCCTGTATCTAGTTGGCGAGAATCATGGTTATTAGTTAGAGAGATCACTTAGTTAGGCAATCAAAATCGACAATGTTACTGGCAAACAAATTTCCCACAGAACTCCCATTGAACTGTCTTATCTTTTACGTTTCCATATAGCCAATTGTAGcattaggccttgtttggtactagtgtattttaggaaatttatGGGGATTATCCCGATCAAACCCCTCAATCCCCACACatcccataacaccatttggttctagtgtatttaACATGTTTTATCCCCACATTTCTCCTCAAATCCccaaattatagtgcatttttcttagtacccaatacactacccctacctagtgtattagggataaatggggatttgaggggattgggtgaaggttggggtttcacccaatcccttgggggattatccccaccaatctccTACAAAACaccagtaccaaacaaggccttagggaGTATTTTTCACGACACTCTTAGAAGTTAGTTACAGAATGGGCACATTAAAGATCATTTGGAAATATAGCGATGGGAAAACTGGGGATATTCATTGGAACAAAAAAGTACTACCCCCTCCAATCCAAATTAATTGTCACAACTTTAGTACACCTGCGATAATTAATTTGGATCAGAGGGAGTACCTAAACATTTGGTGTTGGTATATTTATCACAAGCTGGATTCAAACTCTGGGATCTTTTCATGCCCGTGTTTAAGGACTTTGTCATTTTCCAAGAACGTGCCTTTGTCAGGGCTTaccctagtactccctccgttccatattagtacgtgtcttagatttgtctaagaTATGGATGTGGTAGACACATTTGTGTTACATGATACATCCGTATCTAGACAAATCCAAAacaagtaatatggatcggagggagtactaattacTGTGAAAGGAAAACATCAACTAAGCATCATAATAGCTGTCTTCCCTTCCTTCTTAAATCTTAAACTCAGCTTCATCATATCATTGTGTGAGTTGCACCTTTGCTTTTGTTGCCAGAGTAGGCTCTCAAGTTGTGCAAATTCGACACTGACTTGCAATCTTCAGTTGGTCAAGTATGCTCGGTCTACATAGTCTTTTGAATTTCATATTGACTTGCTAGAATTCAAGTATGGGTAATGGTGTTTGTCAGGATGCTTATTTTTGGAATGTTTTATGGTGCAAATGAATTGTTGAACATCACAACTGAAGTACACCGAACCCACAAGGCAGCTTTCGATAACATTTAATGCTGC includes:
- the LOC123449077 gene encoding protein ENDOPLASMIC RETICULUM-ARRESTED PEN3 is translated as METSAAGAGRLGGGGGGGKGGEAKQLNVGGKLFALEASSLSLSLDLDPYPTPTFVDRDPALLSAILSAIRAPSSPPAFPARVLLDEAVFYGLHAQLLAALSPPPLLGFSASLASTLSPASEPFPTAIAAHHDGSLCLAHGAGQLTYYSPALDHLTTFRTHLHRATSLRLLPSSLAVVGSSSSPGLHVYDLLEGWHVASVEWSDPTDLRVLKAKVITIAARPPADAADTNSPILATFECPHRENCILAIDPVTLKPIQEIGRQSGSAAKSSSPDRLVHLQELGLVFASSVSSGAFGYSGYMRLWDIRSGNVVWETSEPGGSGRSSRFGDPFSDADVDVKQLMLYKVCSKSGDIGVADLRRLDNDPWVYMSSGPKGSGGGHGSVLHCYKSQVFVSRKDGLEVWSRLEEQRNDTCNLLEQTGAKETLDRKGINENSFRSSYVDTEEYSKRGMIEMMEGGGDRLFVTREDMPVVEVWESSRLAGAISLA